CGGCCGAACTGGTCTTCTTCCAGCACGACGAGGTGATCGTGCACTGCCCCGAGGAGGAGGCCGAGCAGGTCGTCGCCGCCATCCGGGACGCGGCGGCGCTGGCCGCCCGGCTGACGTTCGGGGAGACGCCGGTGCGGTTCCCGTTCACCACGTCGGTGGTGGAGTGCTACGCGGACGCCAAGTAGCCCGCACGTACCCGCTCGTCCGGTGCGGTCAGCGGTCGAGCAGATCCCTGAGCTCGGCCAGGACTTCCTTCTTGTCCGTGCCGTCCAGCGCGGCCAGCGCGAGGCGCCACTGCTCGCGCGCCTCCCCGGTCCGCCCCAGCTCCCACAGCAGCAGCCCGTACTGATGACGGGCCAGCCCGCCCGTGTAGCCGTCCGCCCGGGCGTCCGCGCGGCGCAGCAGCTCGGCGTACTCGCTCTCGGCCCGCTCCGCCCGGCCCAGCAGCCGCAGGGCGCGCAGCAGCCCGAGCCGGGACTGGGACTCCCCGTGCCAGTCGCTGTGACCGCCGAGCATGCCGAGGCTCTCCTCGAAGTGCGGTACGGCCGCCGCCGGTTCGCCCAGGGTGAGGTAGGCGTAGCCGATGTTGCAGTGCGCGGAGTGGGCGACGATGACGTTGCCGATGTCGCTCGCGATCGCGAGGGAGCGCCGGTGGTGCTCGATGGCGGCCCGGGGGTCGGTGTGCTCGTACAGGTTGCCGAGATGGCCGTACGCCACCGCGTCGCCCCAGGGGTCGTCCAGCTGCGGCGAGAGCTCCAGGCAGGCGAGGAGCGCCTGCTCGGACTCCGCGTAGCGGCCGAGGCTCTCCAGCAGCAGACCCTTGTTGCCGAGGCAGCGCCGGACCCGGGAGACCACGCCGAGCCGCTGCCAGAGCCTGAGGGCCTGGTCGTTGGTGTCGAGGGAGTCGCCGTGACGGCCGGCCAGGAAGTGCATGCCGGCCAGGTCGCTCAGCGCGTACGCCTCGGCGACCTCGTCGCCCAGACGCCGGGCCAGCTGGAGCGCGACCTGCCCCAGCACCTCCATCTCGGCGACGCGACCGCCGCGTTGGAGACAGGGGAAGAGAAGCCGCAGCAGGGCGGAGACATGGGCGGCGGTGCGCTGGTCGGAGGCGTCGGCGTACCGCTCGGCGAGCGCGACGATGTTGTCCAGTTCCGCGGTGCTCCACGCGAAGGCCTCCTCCGCCGAGGCGAAGGGCGGTACGGACGCCACGTGCGCGGTGTGCTCGGGCGGCTGCGTCGGGGTCGGGCGGCGGCGGTCCCCCTGGTCGAAGCCGGGTACGACGGTCGCGGTGAGGACGCGTTCGGCGACGGCCGTGTACCAGCGCACACCGGTGCGGGCGACGTCCACGGCCCGTCCGCTCTCGGCGAGTTCCCGGGCGAAGTCACGGACCAGGTCGTGCGGGGCGTAGCGGCCGTACGCCGTCTCCTCCAGCAGCGCCACGTCGACGAGCCGGTCCAGCGCCTCCTCGGCGCGGTCCGTGTCGGTGCCGAGGAGGCGGGCGATGAGCGGGGCGCCGTAGGTGGGCAGATGCAGCGCGCCCAGGCGGCGCAGCGCGAGAGCGGCGTCGCGGTCGGAGCGGCGGCCCGAGGCGGCGAGCGCGTCGTGGGCGACGGCCAGCGAACGGCGTACGGACAGGTCGTCGTACTCCAGCCGCTGCAACCTGCTCTCCGTGGCGGCCAGTTGGTCGGCGAGCACGTCCGGGGTGAGCGCCCGGCGGGCGGCCAGCCGGGCGGCGACGATCCGCAGGGCGAGGGGGAGGCGGCCGGTGAGTTCGACGAGGGGGTGGGTGGCGTCGATACGGTCGCCGTCGTCACCGTCGTCGTCACCGTCGCCGTCATGCGGGCCGGAACCGGGGCCGCGGCCCGAGGCCGCCCGCAACAGCGCCGCGCTCTCCTCCGCCGACAGCGGTTCGAGCGGGAAGCGGCGGGCGCCGTCGAGGGCGGCCAGCGGGGAGCGGCTGGTGACGATCACCGCGCAACCGGGGCCGGCCGGCAGCAACTGCCGTACCTGAGCGGCGTTCTCGGCGTCGTCCAGCACCATCAGCGTGCGGGTCGGCGCGAGCATCGAGCGCAGCAACGCGGCCGCCGCGTCCGGGTGTTCGGGGATGGACCGGGAGTCGGCACCGAGGTCACGGAGCAGCGCGGTGAGGGCCTGGGCCGAGGTGAGGGGGGTCATGCCGGGGGTCGCGCCGTGCAGGTTGACGTACAACTGCCCGTCCGGGAAACGGTCCCGCAGGTCGTGCGCCAGGTGAAGGGCGAGCGCGCTCTTGCCGACACCGGCCATGCCGCTGAGGACCGCGACGGGGGTGGGGTGGTCGGCGGAGGCGGTGGAGAGGGTGTGGCGCAGGTCGCGGAGGTGGGCGGCGCGGCCGGTGAAGTGGGGTGGAGGCGGCGGTAGCTGGGCGGGACGGGGTGGTGGGGCGGGGGGCGGTGCGGGGGTGGGAGCGGGCTCGGGGGACGGGGCGCCTGCGGCTGTGCCAGAGGGGTCGGTGGCGTCGTCGGCCGGCACCCCGCCCCCCGCGCCCGTGCTCGTACCAGCACCCGCCGGCCCCGTCGGCCGCTCCGGCCCGTCCGGCACCCCCCGCAGCACCTCGGCATGCGCCTCCCGCACCCCCGCACCCGGCTCCACGCCGAGTTCCTCGATGAGGCGCACGCGCAGGTCGCGGTGGACGGCGAGGGCCTCCGCCTGGCGGCCGGTACGGTGCAGGGCCAGCATCAACTGGCGGTGGAAGGTCTCGCGCAGCGGGTGTTCGGCGGCGAGGGCGGTCAACTCCGGTACGACGGCCTCCAGTCGGGCGCCGCCGACGGCGAGGTCGGCGTCGTAGCGCCACTCCAGGAGCAGCAGCCGGGCCTCTCCCAGCCGTTGTACGAAGGCGTAGCCGCCGAGTTCGGCGGGCAGCCCGGTGAGCGGGGTGCCGCGCCACAGGGCGAGCGCCGCGGTGCAGGCGCGTGCCGTGCGCTCCCAGTCCCGCCCCGCGTGGGCGGCACGGGCCTCGACGGTCAGGGACTCGAAGACATGGACGTCCAGTTCGCCCTGCTCGACGCGGAGGAGATAGCCGGGGGGCACGGCGCGCAGCCGGTCGGGGTCGTCGAGCAGGCGGCGCAGCCGGGTGACGTGGTTGTGCAGCGAGGCCTGTGCGGAGGCGGGCGGCGCTCCGCCCCACAGGGCGTCCTTGAGCGCGTCGACGGAGACGGTACGGCCGGCTTCCAGCAGCAGGGCGGCGAGGAGTACGCGCACTTTGGGGCTGCCGACGACGCGGGCGACCGGGCTGTCGCCGTCACCACCGCTGCCGTCACCACCGCTGCTGCCACCGCCGTCTGCGTGACCCTCGGCGTCGTACAGGACCGGCGGACCGAGGAGTCCGAAGCGCAACTCGCACCGCTTCACACCGACCCACTGCCTTCCCATGCGCTGTACCTGGCGAAATCCCGCCGTTGGCCACATGTTAGCGATCCGTTGGCGACGCCTGATGTGATCACTTCATCGGATCTGGCCCGAGGGTGCGCGCGTCGTACGCGTTACTCGGGGGAGTGTCGCTGTCGCGGCCGGATCCGGGGATGTGACAGGACCCCGGTCGTCGGAGGTGAACGACCGGGGTCCTCGTCCGTTTTCCGGGGCCCGGCCCCGCACGGCCGGTCGCCCGGCCCCCTTCCCCCTTCACCCCTCCAATGTGACCCATGCCACACCTTGGGAGTGCATAGCCGAGCCGACCCGACGTCCTTAATTAAAGGGTGTGAGGGAGGGGCGACGTTGACGAGGCAGGGGCGGTCCGACGCGTTCGACCGGTTCGTGGCGGACCGGTGGCCGACGCTGCTGCACCTGGCCCGGCTGCTCACCGCCGGGGACCGGCACCGGGCCGAGGACCTGTTGCAGGAG
This DNA window, taken from Streptomyces sp. NBC_00663, encodes the following:
- a CDS encoding AfsR/SARP family transcriptional regulator; translation: MGRQWVGVKRCELRFGLLGPPVLYDAEGHADGGGSSGGDGSGGDGDSPVARVVGSPKVRVLLAALLLEAGRTVSVDALKDALWGGAPPASAQASLHNHVTRLRRLLDDPDRLRAVPPGYLLRVEQGELDVHVFESLTVEARAAHAGRDWERTARACTAALALWRGTPLTGLPAELGGYAFVQRLGEARLLLLEWRYDADLAVGGARLEAVVPELTALAAEHPLRETFHRQLMLALHRTGRQAEALAVHRDLRVRLIEELGVEPGAGVREAHAEVLRGVPDGPERPTGPAGAGTSTGAGGGVPADDATDPSGTAAGAPSPEPAPTPAPPPAPPPRPAQLPPPPPHFTGRAAHLRDLRHTLSTASADHPTPVAVLSGMAGVGKSALALHLAHDLRDRFPDGQLYVNLHGATPGMTPLTSAQALTALLRDLGADSRSIPEHPDAAAALLRSMLAPTRTLMVLDDAENAAQVRQLLPAGPGCAVIVTSRSPLAALDGARRFPLEPLSAEESAALLRAASGRGPGSGPHDGDGDDDGDDGDRIDATHPLVELTGRLPLALRIVAARLAARRALTPDVLADQLAATESRLQRLEYDDLSVRRSLAVAHDALAASGRRSDRDAALALRRLGALHLPTYGAPLIARLLGTDTDRAEEALDRLVDVALLEETAYGRYAPHDLVRDFARELAESGRAVDVARTGVRWYTAVAERVLTATVVPGFDQGDRRRPTPTQPPEHTAHVASVPPFASAEEAFAWSTAELDNIVALAERYADASDQRTAAHVSALLRLLFPCLQRGGRVAEMEVLGQVALQLARRLGDEVAEAYALSDLAGMHFLAGRHGDSLDTNDQALRLWQRLGVVSRVRRCLGNKGLLLESLGRYAESEQALLACLELSPQLDDPWGDAVAYGHLGNLYEHTDPRAAIEHHRRSLAIASDIGNVIVAHSAHCNIGYAYLTLGEPAAAVPHFEESLGMLGGHSDWHGESQSRLGLLRALRLLGRAERAESEYAELLRRADARADGYTGGLARHQYGLLLWELGRTGEAREQWRLALAALDGTDKKEVLAELRDLLDR